A stretch of Onychomys torridus chromosome 2, mOncTor1.1, whole genome shotgun sequence DNA encodes these proteins:
- the Dffa gene encoding DNA fragmentation factor subunit alpha, with protein sequence MALSRGASAPDPDDVRPLKPCLLRRNHSRDQHGVAASSLAELRSKACEILAIDKSLTPITLVLAEDGTIVDDDDYFLCLPSNTKFVALASNEKWTYNNSDGGTAWVSQESFDADETDSGPGVKWKNVARQLKEDLSSIILLSEEDLQVLIDIPCSELAQELCQSCATVQGLQNTLQQVLDQREEARQSKQLLELYLRALDKEGNILSNQEESKAALAEDLDAVDTGISKEMASETALTSQILTALKERTAPELSLSSQDLELVSREDPKALAVALSWDIKKAEAVQQACTAELALRLQQMQSLHSLRNLSVRKNPLPGEQQSPKRAREDPSSSAGSMLC encoded by the exons ATGGCGCTGTCGCGGGGAGCCAGCGCCCCGGACCCCGACGATGTCCGGCCTCTCAAGCCGTGTCTGCTGCGCCGCAACCACAGCCGCGATCAGCACGGCGTGGCGGCCTCCTCCCTCGCGGAGCTGAGGAGCAAAG CTTGCGAAATACTGGCCATTGATAAGTCCCTGACACCAATCACCTTAGTCCTGGCAGAGGACGGTACAATAGTGGACGATGATGACTACTTCCTTTGTCTGCCTTCCAATACCAAGTTTGTGGCGTTGGCCAGTAATGAGAAGTGGACATACAACAATTCTG ATGGAGGAACAGCCTGGGTTTCCCAAGAGTCCTTCGATGCTGATGAAACAGACAGCGGGCCAGGGGTCAAGTGGAAGAACGTGGCCAGGCAGCTGAAAGAGGATCTGTCCAGCATCATCCTGCTGTCAGAAGAGGACCTCCAA GTACTCATCGACATCCCATGTTCAGAGCTGGCTCAGGAACTTTGCCAAAGCTGTGCCACTGTCCAAGGGCTCCAGAACACACTCCAGCAGGTGCTTGACCAGAGAGAGGAGGCCCGCCAGTCCAAGCAGCTCCTGGAACTCTATCTCCGGGCCTTGGACAAGGAAGGCAACATCTTGTCCAACCAGGAAG AGTCCAAAGCTGCCCTCGCTGAAGACTTGGATGCGGTTGACACGGGCATCAGCAAAGAGATGGCTTCTGAGACGGCACTTACAAGCCAAATCCTTACTGCACTGAAGGAGAGGACTGCTCCAGAGCTGAGTTTATCTAGTCAGGATTTGGAG CTGGTCTCCAGGGAGGACCCCAAAGCCCTGGCTGTGGCTTTGAGCTGGGACATAAAGAAGGCAGAAGCAGTCCAGCAGGCCTGCACCGCGGAGCTCGCCCTGCGCCTGCAGCAAATGCAGAGCTTGCATTCACTCAGGAATCTTTCGGTGAGGAAGAATCCACTGCCTGGGGAACAGCAGAGTCCCAAACGAGCCAGAGAAGACCCCAGTAGCTCCGCCGGAAGCATGCTTTGCTGA